From Primulina huaijiensis isolate GDHJ02 chromosome 15, ASM1229523v2, whole genome shotgun sequence, one genomic window encodes:
- the LOC140958603 gene encoding putative late blight resistance protein homolog R1A-3, translating into MAYAALNSLAMTLDQYLQNPDPYSNIHVEKRLIESLLQKIEFLLVFLKDSSDKSSEKLTYLGKRIRDAAYEAEDIIDLQLINHSPSTRCSSFWIKAINCLLPLFSGLKKDVPELESYEKEMKLRECVLKLENEDMRNIVEEFDSITEEVKMFRDEMSSDVLEEVDSAMEHVPKIDKFGLYDLQSRSSLRASGSKRAPDPYNLVVGFSDDLMQIKNHLTEDSSKLEVISIVGMGGIGKTTLVTSVYNDQYIIYHFDMRAWVTVSQSYHTRNILLGILGSVTRLTDNIDEETDDQLGDRLYKTLIGMRYLVVIDDIWSIHAWEYMKRIFPDDNSGSRIILTTRLAEIAAYASSSGSIHQMSLLNIDNSWSLLCSKIFGEQPCPWKLREIGEKIALKCKGLPLSLVVIGGLLSKTNMTRGAWYEIARNVTSIVTSSDECLEILKLSYNYLPQHLKACFLYMGVFPEDYGILASQITKLWVSEGFIKQDPCGSLEVIAERCLEELVKRGMVLVSKHDSEGKIKLCMVHDLLRDICVTEANKEKFLHVTEWYVNIFPESSYSQRRISIHRNNMSDYLFRSTPSIAFNRSLIFIGQHNISSSVFLKFKLLRVLDAIKVHFYKFPSEILELSNLRYVALSLRYKGDIPASISTLWKLETLIICQEFDMLRFKDIPVEIWKMQHLRHVELTNACFLDPVGAQFDINEKLVSLSCLHTLVGIMNLRFTDNMLKRIQNVEKLVVSYVPSVCLGEGWAECHFENMINLHHLKTLKFQVYPSAFIISSCPALKLKLAFPRTLKILTLSGCAMPWHDLTIVGSLPHLEVLKLRDHACLGPEWEPNEGEFCRLKHLVLEGTNLKHWKADHESFPHLQRLILRMCYELVEIPCGMGESPTLSVIELFDCKDSALTSAQQILEMQQSLGNDDFQVVVNSKWKDNSSIRFLGPKFYQYSTRG; encoded by the exons ATGGCATATGCAGCTCTGAATTCTCTTGCCATGACACTCGATCAATATTTGCAAAACCCAGATCCCTATTCAAATATTCATGTTGAGAAGAGACTTATTGAATCTCTCCTTCAAAAAATTGAGTTCTTGCTAGTGTTTTTAAAAGATTCATCTGATAAAAGCAGTGAAAAGCTGACCTATTTGGGGAAAAGAATAAGAGATGCAGCCTATGAAGCTGAAGATATCATAGATTTGCAACTAATCAATCATTCTCCTTCGACACGATGCTCTTCTTTCTGGATTAAGGCAATAAATTGTCTCTTGCCACTGTTTTCTGGGCTCAAAAAAGATGTCCCTGAGCTCGAGAGTTACGAGAAGGAGATGAAGCTCAGGGAATGCGTTCTCAAGCTGGAGAATGAAGACATGAGGAATATCGTTGAGGAATTTGATTCCATAACGGAGGAGGTGAAAATGTTTAGAGACGAAATGAGCTCTGACGTCCTAGAAGAAGTTGATTCCGCAATGGAACATGTGCCAAAGATTGACAAATTTGGCCTATATGATTTGCAGTCTAGGAGTTCTCTGAGGGCAAGTGGATCAAAACGTGCTCCCGATCCCTATAATTTAGTGGTGGGATTTTCTGATGACTTGATGCAAATTAAGAATCACCTAACTGAAGATTCTTCCAAGCTCGAAGTCATCTCAATAGTTGGGATGGGGGGAATTGGTAAGACCACTCTTGTAACAAGTGTTTACAACGATCAATATATCATCTATCATTTTGATATGCGGGCATGGGTCACTGTATCTCAGTCATATCATACTCGAAACATCTTGCTGGGTATACTGGGTTCGGTGACAAGGTTGACAGATAACATAGATGAGGAGACAGATGATCAATTAGGTGATCGTCTCTACAAAACTTTGATAGGTATGAGGTATCTCGTTGTTATAGATGATATATGGTCTATTCATGCTTGGGAATACATGAAAAGGATATTTCCAGATGACAATTCCGGAAGCCGAATCATCTTGACAACTCGGCTTGCTGAAATTGCTGCATATGCCAGCTCTTCCGGATCTATTCATCAGATGTCTCTCTTAAACATAGACAATAGTTGGAGTCTACTTTGTTCTAAGATTTTCGGTGAACAACCTTGCCCTTGGAAATTGAGAGAAATTGGGGAGAAAATTGCATTGAAATGCAAAGGACTTCCCCTTTCACTTGTGGTGATTGGTGGACTACTATCCAAGACAAATATGACACGAGGAGCGTGGTATGAGATTGCACGGAATGTAACTTCAATTGTGACTTCAAGTGATGAATGCTTGGAGATACTGAAATTGAGTTACAACTACTTGCCTCAACATTTGAAGGCTTGCTTTCTTTATATGGGTGTTTTTCCTGAAGATTATGGGATCTTGGCTTCCCAAATCACCAAGTTATGGGTTTCAGAGGGTTTCATAAAACAAGATCCTTGTGGAAGTTTGGAAGTGATCGCAGAGCGGTGTTTGGAGGAACTTGTCAAAAGGGGTATGGTTTTAGTGTCTAAGCATGATTCTGAAGGCAAAATCAAATTGTGCATGGTCCATGACCTCTTACGTGATATCTGTGTGACAGAAGCAAACAAGGAGAAGTTTCTACATGTGACGGAATGGTATGTCAATATATTTCCAGAAAGTTCATATAGTCAGCGACGAATAAGCATTCATCGCAACAATATGAGTGACTATCTTTTTAGATCCACACCGTCAATTGCATTTAACCGTTCCCTTATATTTATTGGACAACACAATATTTCCTCGAGTGTTTTCTTAAAGTTCAAGCTACTAAGGGTTCTGGATGCTATTAAAGTACacttttataaatttccttCAGAGATTCTGGAACTTTCGAATCTGCGGTACGTTGCTTTGAGTTTGAGGTACAAGGGAGATATACCCGCATCAATATCCACACTCTGGAAACTAGAAACACTAATTATTTGTCAGGAATTTGATATGTTAAGGTTTAAAGATATACCAGTGGAAATTTGGAAAATGCAACACTTGAGGCATGTAGAGTTAACAAATGCTTGTTTTCTTGATCCCGTTGGTGCACAATTTGATATCAATGAGAAACTTGTAAGCCTTTCGTGCTTACACACATTGGTAGGAATTATGAATTTGAGATTCACTGATAATATGTTGAAAAGGATTCAGAACGTTGAGAAACTGGTAGTTTCATATGTGCCTTCTGTCTGTTTGGGAGAAGGGTGGGCAGAATGTCATTTTGAGAATATGATCAATCTACATCATCTCAAAACTTTGAAATTCCAAGTATACCCTTCCGCTTTTATCATCAGCTCCTGTCCAGCATTGAAGTTGAAGCTTGCATTCCCACGGACTCTTAAAATACTGACTTTAAGTGGATGTGCAATGCCTTGGCATGATTTGACAATTGTTGGTTCATTACCCCATCTTGAAGTACTTAAATTGAGAGATCATGCATGCTTGGGGCCCGAGTGGGAACCAAACGAAGGGGAATTCTGTCGACTAAAACATTTGGTTCTCGAAGGTACAAACTTGAAGCACTGGAAAGCTGATCATGAAAGCTTTCCACACCTTCAGCGCCTCATTCTTCGGATGTGCTATGAGTTGGTCGAGATACCTTGTGGGATGGGAGAAAGTCCAACTCTTTCTGTGATTGAGTTGTTTGATTGCAAAGATTCTGCCTTGACTTCAGCACAACAAATACTGGAGATGCAGCAGAGCTTGGGAAATGATGATTTTCAAGTTGTGGTCAATTCTAAATGGAAAGACAATAGTTCAATTCGCTTTCTTGGTCCAAAG TTTTATCAGTACAGTACCCGTGGATAA